In Thermodesulfovibrionia bacterium, the DNA window TGTGGCAATGAATGTTGATCCTGTAGAGAAAAAACCACTCTTTCATTTTCTTCCTTCTTCAACTTCTTTCTCAATCGCAACAGCCGGCTGCAACTTCAGATGCCTGCACTGTCAGAACTTTGATATATCGCAGCATACCAAGGAACACTCAGACATCCCCGGAAGCCATGTTTCACCTCAGCAGGTTGTGGATGCCGCAGAAAAGTCAGGGTGCAGGAGCATCTCATACACATATACAGAGCCGACGATCTTTTTTGAATTTGCATATGACTGCGCAAAGCTCGCGCATGAGAGGGGCATAAAGAATATTTTTGTAAGTAACGGGTATACAGGCCCTGAGGCGGTTAAAGCGATCGCGCCTTTTCTTGATGGAATAAATATTGACCTTAAAGGTGATGACGATTTCTACAAAAAGGTCTGCGGCGCAAGGCTGAAGCCCGTGCTGGATACTATCAGGCTGATGAGGGAGTTTGGTGTCTGGGTTGAAGTTACTACACTTGTCATTCCTTCATATAATGATTCGGAAAGCACGCTGACAGCTATGGCGGAATATATAAGGGCTGTTGACCCGTCTATTCCCTGGCATGTAACGGGATATTATCCTACATATAAGCTATTAGACCAGCCGAGGACCCCTGTAGAAACACTAAGGCATGCGCGTGATATTGGTTATGCCAATGGTTTAAGATATGTATACGAGGGCAATGTTCCCGGCGAGGGCGGTGAGAACACTTATTGTCCGAACTGCAAAGACATGCTGATAAGGCGTGCAGGGTATAAGATAATGGAAAACAGAATGAAGGACACACACTGTTCAAAGTGTATGGAGCAGATAGAAGGGGTATGGAGGTAAATACGGCATATGATCAGTAAACTTGCAGATGAGATACTTGAATTGATGTGGGCATTAAGAGAGCGGGGGATCAGGAGCTGCTCAAAGGTGATTGAGGATATTGCCGACAACAGCGCGCCTGATGTTATTGGAAAGATGGAGAATGCCGGGCTTGTAACTATCTCCGGTGATAATATTCAATTCACTGAAAAAGGCGAGAGCCGTTCACGGGATCTGACCCGCCGCCACCGGCTTGCGGAGAGGCTTTTCCATGATGTGCTTGATGTAAGTATGCAGGAGACTGAGGATACAGCTTGCGAGATCGAGCACTTTCTGTCTCCGTCAGTCACTGAAAGCGTATGCTCTTTCCTCGGACATCCGCCTACCTGTCCGCATGGCAAGCCCATTCCAAGAGGTGACTGCTGTTCAAGGTATAAGACTGTAAGGCCGCTTGTTATGCAGCTCAAGGAGCTTGATGTCGGCACAAATGCCAGGATAGTCTTCATTGTCCCAAAGGAGGAGGCGAGAATAGACCGCCTAACCTCAATGGGCGTGGTGCCCGGCAGCATAATTAAGCTGAAACAGAAGAGGCCGTCATTCATTCTTAAGATAGATGAGACATCTTTGGCAATAGACCCTGTCATTGCTGAAGAGATATATGTAAAACAGGTATAACAGAAAGGAACAACAGCTTATTTCTTCCGGAGCACCGAGAGCCTTTTTTTAGCATGGTAGCCGAGCTGAGTATCAGGCGCTGCCTGTATCTGAAATCCGTATTCTCTTATCGCAAGGTCTATCTGGCCGGTGCTCTCATAAGATATGCCTAACATCCCGTGCACTTCAGGGTCTTTTGGCACTGCATTTGCGAATTCCCCGAGATGAGGTATGGCGCTGCTGTACTGTTTTAGCTGGTAGTAGCTCTTTCCTAATCCAAAGTGTGTCGGCAGATGGCCGGGATAGAGTTTCATGCTTGTGTTGAATTTATCGATCGCAGCGGAATAATTCTCCTGGTAATAATTTATCAGCCCAAGGCCGAATACAGAAGGCTGATAGTCCGGGTTAAGAGCGAGCGCCTGCCTGAAGCTGTTCTCTGCTTTCCAGTAGGATTTCTGACGGATCATTATTAAGCCGAGGAGGTTATGGAAGGGCGCCTGGCTGTCGTTCTTTTTTATCGCCTCTTTAATCTTTGCCTCTGCCCCGCTGAAGTCCTCTTTTTTATAAAGGCGTTCGGCATCATCATATATAAAATAAATCCTGTTTATCTCACGCATTCTTTTTGTTGCATCCAGAAAG includes these proteins:
- the amrS gene encoding AmmeMemoRadiSam system radical SAM enzyme, whose protein sequence is MKEAMFYSKEAEHKVRCYLCAHHCLIQQGKRGICGARENRGGILYSLVYGKLVAMNVDPVEKKPLFHFLPSSTSFSIATAGCNFRCLHCQNFDISQHTKEHSDIPGSHVSPQQVVDAAEKSGCRSISYTYTEPTIFFEFAYDCAKLAHERGIKNIFVSNGYTGPEAVKAIAPFLDGINIDLKGDDDFYKKVCGARLKPVLDTIRLMREFGVWVEVTTLVIPSYNDSESTLTAMAEYIRAVDPSIPWHVTGYYPTYKLLDQPRTPVETLRHARDIGYANGLRYVYEGNVPGEGGENTYCPNCKDMLIRRAGYKIMENRMKDTHCSKCMEQIEGVWR
- a CDS encoding metal-dependent transcriptional regulator, translated to MISKLADEILELMWALRERGIRSCSKVIEDIADNSAPDVIGKMENAGLVTISGDNIQFTEKGESRSRDLTRRHRLAERLFHDVLDVSMQETEDTACEIEHFLSPSVTESVCSFLGHPPTCPHGKPIPRGDCCSRYKTVRPLVMQLKELDVGTNARIVFIVPKEEARIDRLTSMGVVPGSIIKLKQKRPSFILKIDETSLAIDPVIAEEIYVKQV